One window from the genome of Indicator indicator isolate 239-I01 chromosome 6, UM_Iind_1.1, whole genome shotgun sequence encodes:
- the FIGNL1 gene encoding fidgetin-like protein 1 isoform X1 translates to MEAPTHSTMHLSDWQKSYFAITSGTCTPGQKADAYRAKLLCIQYAWANSEISQVCAANLFKKYTEKYSAIIDSDNIETGLNNYAENILTLAKCQQNDSDKWQSALTTDNVFELKCVQERMQAVKNFQSSQMAPADASVLSGKRVSTSAAPGHPKLSICSNARETNLCAGSAKCTSWGPDLLEHPSSSKSLQSSVSPVTKPSDMLPASKNRQVHTGFQASPLFGSKEATSSSSLKMLGNSCDGQNLSLSNQSVVPSWSSGSGKRKAFYAQADEGSVVIPSLAPCQASISTETSNFSGYRNRNEESSVLGFRTAKEQLWVDQQKKAQGVPQRNPISSYGGVKKSLGAGRSRRLFGNFIPPVPKQDVNENGGAQCKPHSRGPTDSLLPVDERLKNIEPKMIELIMHEIMDHGPPVNWDDIAGVEYAKATIKEIVVWPMLRPDIFTGLRGPPKGILLFGPPGTGKTLIGKCIACQSGATFFSISASSLTSKWVGEGEKMVRALFAVARCQQPAVIFIDEIDSLLSQRGDGEHESSRRIKTEFLVQLDGATTSSEDRILVVGATNRPQEIDEAARRRLVKRLYIPLPESSARKQIVTRLMSKEHCCLNEEEIELIVKKSNGFSGADMTQLCREASLGPIRSLQSMDIATIMPDQVRPIAFLDFESAFKTVRPSVSSKDLELYETWNQTFGCGR, encoded by the coding sequence ATGGAAGCCCCCACCCACAGCACTATGCACCTGAGTGACTGGCAGAAAAGTTACTTTGCTATTACCTCTGGGACCTGCACACCTGGACAGAAGGCAGATGCATACCGTGCCAAACTCCTGTGTATTCAGTATGCATGGGCAAACTCAGAGATCTCTCAGGTCTGTGCTGCCAACCTGTTTAAAAAATACACAGAGAAATACTCTGCAATTATTGACTCTGACAACATAGAGACTGGCTTGAATAACTATGCTGAAAACATTTTGACTTTGGCAAAGTGTCAGCAAAATGACAGTGACAAGTGGCAATCTGCCTTGACAACAGATAATGTATTTGAATTAAAGTGTGTGCAAGAGAGGATGCAGGCTGTCAAAAATTTCCAAAGCTCTCAGATGGCACCAGCAGATGCCTCTGTACTATCTGGTAAAAGGGTCAGTacttctgctgctccaggccatcCTAAACTCAGTATCTGCAGCAATGCCAGAGAAACTAATCTCTGTGCTGGATCAGCAAAATGTACAAGTTGGGGACCAGATCTCCTTGAGCATCCCTCATCTTCAAAATCTCTTCAAAGCAGTGTGTCTCCTGTGACTAAGCCTTCAGATATGCTTCCTGCTTCCAAAAACAGACAGGTTCATACAGGTTTCCAGGCAAGTCCGCTATTTGGAAGTAAAGAAGCAACAAGTAGCAGTTCTCTGAAAATGTTAGGTAACTCTTGTGATGGACAAAATTTATCTCTTTCAAATCAGTCAGTTGTACCTTCATGGTCTTCAGgttctggaaaaagaaaagcattttatgCTCAGGCCGATGAAGGCAGTGTGGTGATTCCTAGCCTCGCTCCATGCCAGGCTTCCATTAGTACAGAAACCAGTAATTTTTCAGGTTATAGGAACAGAAATGAAGAGAGCAGTGTTCTTGGTTTTAGAACTGCAAAAGAACAGCTGTGGGTGGATCAGCAAAAGAAAGCTCAAGGTGTGCCCCAGCGTAACCCAATCTCATCATACGGAGGTGTAAAAAAATCACTGGGTGCAGGCAGATCTCGGCGTCTGTTTGGCAATTTTATTCCTCCAGTTCCAAAACAAGATGTAAATGAAAATGGAGGAGCACAGTGTAAACCTCATTCAAGAGGACCAACAGATTCATTGCTACCTGTAGATGAACGACTGAAAAACATAGAACCAAAAATGATTGAACTCATTATGCATGAGATCATGGACCATGGGCCTCCTGTCAATTGGGATGACATTGCTGGAGTTGAATATGCTAAAGCTACTATAAAAGAAATAGTAGTCTGGCCTATGCTGAGACCAGACATCTTTACTGGGTTACGTGGTCCTCCTAAAGGAATTCTTCTCTTTGGCCCCCCTGGAACTGGCAAGACTCTTATAGGCAAGTGCATCGCATGCCAGTCTGGAGCGACCTTTTTTAGCATCAGTGCCTCTTCTCTGACTTCCAAATGGGTAGGTGAGGGGGAAAAGATGGTTCGTGCGCTGTTTGCTGTGGCGCGATGTCAACAACCAGCAGTGATTTTCATCGACGAAATTGATTCTCTCTTGTCTCAGCGTGGAGATGGGGAGCATGAGTCATCAAGAAGAATAAAAACTGAATTTCTGGTCCAGTTAGATGGGGCAACAACCTCCTCTGAAGATCGTATTCTAGTGGTTGGAGCAACAAATCGACCCCAAGAAATTGATGAAGCTGCCCGAAGGAGACTGGTGAAGAGACTGTACATTCCTCTTCCAGAATCCTCAGCTAGGAAGCAGATTGTTACTCGCCTAATGTCAAAGGAGCACTGCTGTCTAAATGAAGAGGAAATTGAACTCATAGTTAAGAAATCAAATGGATTTTCTGGGGCAGACATGACACAGCTCTGCCGAGAAGCTTCTCTGGGCCCTATCCGCAGTCTTCAGTCCATGGACATTGCGACCATCATGCCAGACCAAGTACGGCCTATTGCTTTTCTGGACTTTGAAAGTGCCTTCAAAACGGTGCGGCCCAGCGTCTCCTCGAAGGACCTGGAACTCTATGAAACCTGGAACCAGACATTTGGCTGTGGTAGATAA
- the FIGNL1 gene encoding fidgetin-like protein 1 isoform X2, producing MEAPTHSTMHLSDWQKSYFAITSGTCTPGQKADAYRAKLLCIQYAWANSEISQVCAANLFKKYTEKYSAIIDSDNIETGLNNYAENILTLAKCQQNDSDKWQSALTTDNVFELKCVQERMQAVKNFQSSQMAPADASVLSGKRVSTSAAPGHPKLSICSNARETNLCAGSAKCTSWGPDLLEHPSSSKSLQSSVSPVTNSSSLKMLGNSCDGQNLSLSNQSVVPSWSSGSGKRKAFYAQADEGSVVIPSLAPCQASISTETSNFSGYRNRNEESSVLGFRTAKEQLWVDQQKKAQGVPQRNPISSYGGVKKSLGAGRSRRLFGNFIPPVPKQDVNENGGAQCKPHSRGPTDSLLPVDERLKNIEPKMIELIMHEIMDHGPPVNWDDIAGVEYAKATIKEIVVWPMLRPDIFTGLRGPPKGILLFGPPGTGKTLIGKCIACQSGATFFSISASSLTSKWVGEGEKMVRALFAVARCQQPAVIFIDEIDSLLSQRGDGEHESSRRIKTEFLVQLDGATTSSEDRILVVGATNRPQEIDEAARRRLVKRLYIPLPESSARKQIVTRLMSKEHCCLNEEEIELIVKKSNGFSGADMTQLCREASLGPIRSLQSMDIATIMPDQVRPIAFLDFESAFKTVRPSVSSKDLELYETWNQTFGCGR from the exons ATGGAAGCCCCCACCCACAGCACTATGCACCTGAGTGACTGGCAGAAAAGTTACTTTGCTATTACCTCTGGGACCTGCACACCTGGACAGAAGGCAGATGCATACCGTGCCAAACTCCTGTGTATTCAGTATGCATGGGCAAACTCAGAGATCTCTCAGGTCTGTGCTGCCAACCTGTTTAAAAAATACACAGAGAAATACTCTGCAATTATTGACTCTGACAACATAGAGACTGGCTTGAATAACTATGCTGAAAACATTTTGACTTTGGCAAAGTGTCAGCAAAATGACAGTGACAAGTGGCAATCTGCCTTGACAACAGATAATGTATTTGAATTAAAGTGTGTGCAAGAGAGGATGCAGGCTGTCAAAAATTTCCAAAGCTCTCAGATGGCACCAGCAGATGCCTCTGTACTATCTGGTAAAAGGGTCAGTacttctgctgctccaggccatcCTAAACTCAGTATCTGCAGCAATGCCAGAGAAACTAATCTCTGTGCTGGATCAGCAAAATGTACAAGTTGGGGACCAGATCTCCTTGAGCATCCCTCATCTTCAAAATCTCTTCAAAGCAGTGTGTCTCCTGTGACTAA TAGCAGTTCTCTGAAAATGTTAGGTAACTCTTGTGATGGACAAAATTTATCTCTTTCAAATCAGTCAGTTGTACCTTCATGGTCTTCAGgttctggaaaaagaaaagcattttatgCTCAGGCCGATGAAGGCAGTGTGGTGATTCCTAGCCTCGCTCCATGCCAGGCTTCCATTAGTACAGAAACCAGTAATTTTTCAGGTTATAGGAACAGAAATGAAGAGAGCAGTGTTCTTGGTTTTAGAACTGCAAAAGAACAGCTGTGGGTGGATCAGCAAAAGAAAGCTCAAGGTGTGCCCCAGCGTAACCCAATCTCATCATACGGAGGTGTAAAAAAATCACTGGGTGCAGGCAGATCTCGGCGTCTGTTTGGCAATTTTATTCCTCCAGTTCCAAAACAAGATGTAAATGAAAATGGAGGAGCACAGTGTAAACCTCATTCAAGAGGACCAACAGATTCATTGCTACCTGTAGATGAACGACTGAAAAACATAGAACCAAAAATGATTGAACTCATTATGCATGAGATCATGGACCATGGGCCTCCTGTCAATTGGGATGACATTGCTGGAGTTGAATATGCTAAAGCTACTATAAAAGAAATAGTAGTCTGGCCTATGCTGAGACCAGACATCTTTACTGGGTTACGTGGTCCTCCTAAAGGAATTCTTCTCTTTGGCCCCCCTGGAACTGGCAAGACTCTTATAGGCAAGTGCATCGCATGCCAGTCTGGAGCGACCTTTTTTAGCATCAGTGCCTCTTCTCTGACTTCCAAATGGGTAGGTGAGGGGGAAAAGATGGTTCGTGCGCTGTTTGCTGTGGCGCGATGTCAACAACCAGCAGTGATTTTCATCGACGAAATTGATTCTCTCTTGTCTCAGCGTGGAGATGGGGAGCATGAGTCATCAAGAAGAATAAAAACTGAATTTCTGGTCCAGTTAGATGGGGCAACAACCTCCTCTGAAGATCGTATTCTAGTGGTTGGAGCAACAAATCGACCCCAAGAAATTGATGAAGCTGCCCGAAGGAGACTGGTGAAGAGACTGTACATTCCTCTTCCAGAATCCTCAGCTAGGAAGCAGATTGTTACTCGCCTAATGTCAAAGGAGCACTGCTGTCTAAATGAAGAGGAAATTGAACTCATAGTTAAGAAATCAAATGGATTTTCTGGGGCAGACATGACACAGCTCTGCCGAGAAGCTTCTCTGGGCCCTATCCGCAGTCTTCAGTCCATGGACATTGCGACCATCATGCCAGACCAAGTACGGCCTATTGCTTTTCTGGACTTTGAAAGTGCCTTCAAAACGGTGCGGCCCAGCGTCTCCTCGAAGGACCTGGAACTCTATGAAACCTGGAACCAGACATTTGGCTGTGGTAGATAA